AACAATGTCCATCCAATCATCTTCTCTTGGTGTGCATACATATTCATAAACAcctcccccaccccccaccccccctcAACCTCCATCATCGTTTATACCACCAAATACCTTACTCAttcgtcctctctctctctctctctctctctctctctctctctctctctctctctctctgaatttAGTTGGATTTGTGGTGGTGTCGGCTGTAATATATTTTGAGAATTAAGTTGCTAGAAGCACGTAATATTATTGTCCGGCTGAAGATGGGCAGAAAGTGCTCACATTGTGGAAACATAGGCCACAACTCTAGGACCTGCGCAAATTTCAGAGGCACTACTAGTAGTACTAGTTTTGTTGGATTTAGGCTCTTTGGTGTCCAACTTCATCATGATCATGATCATCATATCATGATGTCTTCATCTAACATGAACAATAATTCTGCTAATTATCATGTTTCCATGCCCATGAAGAAAAGTTTCAGCATGGATTGCTTGCCCACGACGACGTCGTCAGCCTCTTCATCTTCCCCATCTAATTCTTCATTGTCTCCTTCAAGGCTTTCCATGGATGAAAATATTTGTGCATCAGATAAAGCCTCCATCGGCTATCTCTCTGACGGTCTCATATGCCGAGCCCAAGAAAGGAAGAAGGGTCAGTTCCAGATTAATGACTTAATATATTACTAttgctttgttaatttttttaaataacaaaATCTTCAATATTATGCGAGTTCAACTTGTGTTCTTGAGCATGCATCATATTTATGATTGTTGTTTTCCAATCTGTTGTTTCAAGACCGAGAAGAACTTATCTGTAACTGAGATGTCAGAATAGTGGTATTTCAAGTCAATTGAGCCTGGCTATGTCATTCATGGCAATGCTTGATTCGCATAGAATACCACCATAACACCACCAGAGTAGTTTGTAGGAGTTTTCTTTTCACATTTCCTGAAAATTAATCACCAATTTATTGTTTGCTTAGGGAAACTGAGTTTTAGGCACCCTACTATATATTTTCTCTcatgcatattcattattcatGTATGTTATCAGGAGTTCCATGGACGGAAGAGGAGCACCGGACGTTCCTAATCGGACTCGAGAAGTTAGGAAAGGGTGACTGGAGAGGTATCTCTAGGAATTATGTGACCACAAGAACCCCTACTCAAGTTGCGAGTCATGCTCAGAAGTATTTTCTCAGGCAAGCAAGCCTGACCAAAAAGAAGCGACGTTCTAGCCTCTTTGATATGGTGCGTACTTAACTAAACCTTCTCCTCTCTCTGTCTTTAACAAATTAAGGAGTTGTCTGATGTAATCATTTCAGTTGGTTCAGactgaattgaatttttatgtTAATATTGTTTTAATCATGTCATGACAGTTTGGAAGCAGCAACAATATAAATATGGAAACTGATGATCCAATTCCCACTCAACGTGACAATATTATTCGTAATAACATGGCCATTGATTCCAGCAC
This is a stretch of genomic DNA from Malus domestica chromosome 02, GDT2T_hap1. It encodes these proteins:
- the LOC103450193 gene encoding transcription factor KUA1-like, producing MGRKCSHCGNIGHNSRTCANFRGTTSSTSFVGFRLFGVQLHHDHDHHIMMSSSNMNNNSANYHVSMPMKKSFSMDCLPTTTSSASSSSPSNSSLSPSRLSMDENICASDKASIGYLSDGLICRAQERKKGVPWTEEEHRTFLIGLEKLGKGDWRGISRNYVTTRTPTQVASHAQKYFLRQASLTKKKRRSSLFDMFGSSNNINMETDDPIPTQRDNIIRNNMAIDSSTVPLLEHSIAAKNLNLDHSQKPHSSSTTTRQLPVWIYELTDSQMKPNSSSSKASVVPDLELTLAAPTSPNVEQKNKSSPSPAGPLLNLGTISVT